In Haematobia irritans isolate KBUSLIRL chromosome 1, ASM5000362v1, whole genome shotgun sequence, a genomic segment contains:
- the LOC142221252 gene encoding interleukin enhancer-binding factor 2 homolog produces the protein MVRGGIRGGRPMRGPIRPPFKKTFVPRHPFDLTLADVVFPKVSAAIDDAALTAALLKRNQDLSPTPAEQTSVGNLVSKVQAVLDNLIVAPGDFDKCQLEEVRQVGSFKKGTMLTGNNVADIVVIMKTVPTKEACEELGKKVENDLKNSMKTEVLTKADKIITSHHDRGFDVFNSQAKVRILVTTIPPNMRKNEPNMFPEAKIMHGHLAAIRHTRWFEENAHHSSIKVLIRILKDLTKRFEAFSPLSPWMLDLMAHLTIMNNPSRQALPINLAFRRVFQLLSAGLFLPGSAGITDPCEPGHNRVHTAMTLEEQDSCCMTAQTLLRILAHGGYKQILGIEGNSNIVKEMSVWNGVVVSPLERVYEKPADKKDGDGDEDMETVENDNVMDEDSGDQ, from the exons ATGGTGCGAGGTGGAATTCGTGGGGGTCGTCCGATGCGTGGCCCCATCAGGCCCCcatttaaaaaaacatttgtccCAAGACATCCTTTCGATTTAACATTGGCTGATGttgtttttccaaaagtttCTGCTGCAATTGATGATGCAGCTCTAACAGCG gctttactAAAACGAAATCAGGATCTTAGTCCAACACCGGCCGAACAGACTTCAGTTGGTAACTTGGTGTCTAAAGTACAAGCTGTTTTGGACAATCTAATAGTGGCTCCCGGAGATTTTGATAAATGT CAACTTGAAGAAGTTCGTCAAGTTGGATCATTCAAAAAAGGCACTATGCTGACAGGAAACAATGTTGCCGATATTGTTGTGATAATGAAGACCGTACCAACGAAGGAAGCCTGCGAAGAATTGGGCAAAAAAGTGGAAAATGATCTTAAGAATTCAATGAAGACGGAAGTTCTAACCAAAGCAGATAAAATCATTACTTCTCATCACGACCGTGGTTTCGATGTATTCAATTCTCAAGCAAAAGTTCGTATCTTAGTCACAACAATTCCGCCAAATATGAGAAAGAACGAACCAAATATGTTCCCGGAAGCAAAAATAATGCATGGACATTTGGCTGCAATCAGGCATACACGTTGGTTTGAAGAAAATGCACACCATTCATCAATAAAAGTGCTTATTCGAATTCTTAAAGATCTTACCAAACGTTTCGAGGCCTTTTCACCTCTTTCACCATGGATGCTGGACTTAATGGCCCATTTAACCATAATGAACAACCCCTCCCGACAAGCTTTACCAATAAATCTAGCTTTTAGGCGGGTATTCCAGTTGTTGTCAGCTGGTCTGTTTTTGCCCGGGTCTGCTGGTATTACCGATCCATGCGAACCGGGACATAATCGGGTACATACCGCTATGACTTTGGAGGAACAGGATTCATGCTGTATGACCGCACAAACATTACTTCGCATATTAGCCCATGGAGGATACAAACAAATTTTGGGTATTGAAGGAAATTCTAATATCGTAAAGGAGATGTCTGTTTGGAATGGAGTTGTAGTTTCGCCATTAGAAAGAGTATATGAGAAGCCAGCTGATAAAAAAGATGGAGATGGCGATGAGGACATGGAAACTGTGGAGAATGATAATGTCATGGATGAAGATTCAGGAGATCAGTAA